A single genomic interval of Cyprinus carpio isolate SPL01 unplaced genomic scaffold, ASM1834038v1 S000006512, whole genome shotgun sequence harbors:
- the LOC122143813 gene encoding HAUS augmin-like complex subunit 6: MKRLHLVKRQFQRVTVGQDFLIQDYQKRAKGLETSLRDLDAENAKYDHLLKEHDSNTDLKEDILAKKSKGARLLD, from the exons ATGAAAAGATTACACCTGGTGAAGAGACAATTCCAGAGAGTGACTGTAGGGCAGGACTTTCTCATTCAAGACTACCAGAAAAGAGCTAA AGGTTTGGAGACATCTTTGAGGGACCTTGATGCAGAAAATGCCAAATATGATCACTTGCTTAA agaACATGACAGTAACACAGATTTGAAGGAAGATATTCTTGCAAAAAAATCGAAAG GTGCGAGGCTTTTGGACTGA